The following coding sequences lie in one Euzebyales bacterium genomic window:
- a CDS encoding 2,3,4,5-tetrahydropyridine-2,6-dicarboxylate N-succinyltransferase: MSELETLRKIIDDAYDHGGHDTPEARDAVDAALDLLDRGEVRIAEPAGTDDDGASRWNVNQWLKHAVLLSFRQRSMETIEVGPYEYRDKVPLKRGYEQAGVRVVPPAVVRHGAYVEAGAVLMPSYVNIGAWVGGGTMVDTWATVGSCAQIGRNVHLAGGVGIGGVLEPPGARPVIVEDDAFLGSRCVVTEGVVVERGAVIGPGVRLTASVPIIDVTGADPVTYRGRVPANAVVLPGSRPKRFPAGEFHLSCALIVGQRSGSTDTKTSLNDALREHGVGE, translated from the coding sequence ATGAGCGAGCTCGAGACCCTCCGCAAGATCATCGACGACGCGTACGACCACGGCGGCCACGACACCCCAGAGGCGAGGGATGCGGTGGACGCGGCGCTCGACCTGCTCGATCGTGGGGAGGTGCGCATCGCAGAGCCGGCCGGCACCGACGACGACGGAGCGTCGCGGTGGAATGTCAACCAGTGGCTCAAGCACGCGGTACTGCTGTCGTTCCGCCAGCGGTCCATGGAGACCATCGAGGTGGGTCCCTACGAGTACCGGGACAAGGTGCCCCTCAAGCGCGGGTACGAGCAGGCGGGCGTGCGCGTCGTGCCCCCCGCCGTCGTGCGCCACGGCGCATACGTCGAAGCCGGCGCAGTGCTGATGCCGTCGTACGTCAACATCGGTGCGTGGGTCGGCGGCGGAACCATGGTCGACACGTGGGCGACCGTCGGCTCGTGCGCCCAGATCGGGCGCAACGTGCACCTCGCCGGCGGCGTGGGCATCGGCGGGGTGCTCGAGCCGCCGGGTGCTCGCCCCGTGATCGTCGAGGACGACGCGTTCCTCGGCTCGCGCTGCGTCGTGACCGAGGGAGTCGTGGTCGAGCGTGGTGCAGTGATCGGTCCCGGGGTCCGGCTCACTGCCTCGGTGCCGATCATCGACGTCACCGGCGCCGACCCCGTCACCTACCGCGGCCGCGTGCCGGCCAACGCCGTTGTGTTGCCCGGCTCCCGGCCCAAGCGGTTCCCCGCCGGCGAGTTCCACCTGAGCTGTGCACTGATCGTCGGGCAGCGGTCGGGCTCGACGGACACGAAGACGTCGCTCAACGACGCGCTTCGCGAGCACGGCGTCGGCGAATGA
- a CDS encoding aminotransferase class I/II-fold pyridoxal phosphate-dependent enzyme, translating to MNPVLSELGGYPLAAYQDLKRRLAADRAPLHDFSIGDPTEPTPMFIRSALVDGLSAISQYPTAGGLPELREAIATWVERRFKVHVDPDREVLPTAGSKEAIFHLPLGLLDAGGQRTSVLWGTPGYPVYERGFRFAGGHSDPVTLDASHGWRLDLGTLERDRLDRACLAWVNYPHNPTGATVNLDLHRANLDVARRNDIVLASDECYVDIHPPGVEPPASLLQAAGDDRSGVLVAFSLSKRSGMTGYRSGALVGDAGLIAAQRVLRPNIGTASPEFVQRAAIAAWSDDAHVADRREIFERKRAIILAFADRAGLRVSGSDATFYLWMAAPGGDDMAYAQALLRERVVVSPGRAFGRGGRGWLRLALVPSAAGCGAAVDAWAAAIAGGRLPGH from the coding sequence ATGAATCCCGTCCTCTCCGAGCTGGGCGGCTATCCGCTGGCCGCGTACCAGGACCTCAAGCGCAGGCTGGCCGCGGACCGCGCACCGCTGCACGACTTCTCGATCGGCGATCCCACCGAGCCGACCCCCATGTTCATCCGCAGCGCACTGGTCGATGGATTGTCCGCCATCAGCCAGTATCCGACGGCGGGGGGCCTGCCGGAGCTGCGCGAGGCCATCGCGACCTGGGTCGAGCGCCGCTTCAAGGTGCACGTCGACCCGGACCGCGAGGTCCTGCCCACCGCCGGCAGCAAGGAGGCCATCTTCCACCTGCCGCTCGGCCTGCTGGACGCAGGCGGTCAGCGCACGAGCGTGCTTTGGGGCACCCCCGGCTACCCGGTCTACGAGCGTGGGTTCCGGTTCGCCGGCGGGCACAGCGATCCGGTGACGCTGGATGCCTCCCACGGATGGCGGCTCGACCTCGGCACGCTCGAGCGCGACCGCTTGGACCGTGCCTGCCTGGCATGGGTCAACTACCCGCACAACCCGACCGGCGCGACAGTCAACCTCGACCTCCATCGTGCCAATCTGGACGTGGCGCGGCGCAACGACATCGTGCTCGCGAGCGACGAGTGCTACGTCGACATCCACCCGCCGGGCGTCGAGCCACCCGCCTCGCTGCTGCAGGCGGCCGGCGACGACCGATCCGGTGTGCTGGTCGCCTTCAGCCTGTCGAAGCGCTCCGGCATGACCGGCTACCGCAGCGGTGCCCTGGTCGGTGACGCCGGGCTGATCGCGGCCCAGCGCGTCCTGCGACCCAACATCGGGACCGCCAGCCCCGAGTTCGTGCAGCGTGCCGCCATCGCGGCCTGGTCCGACGACGCGCACGTCGCTGACCGCCGGGAGATCTTCGAACGCAAGCGTGCGATCATCCTGGCGTTCGCAGACCGCGCAGGCCTGCGGGTCAGCGGCAGCGATGCAACCTTCTACCTGTGGATGGCGGCACCGGGCGGCGACGACATGGCGTACGCCCAGGCGCTGCTGCGCGAACGTGTCGTCGTCTCGCCGGGCCGGGCGTTCGGGCGCGGCGGCCGGGGCTGGCTCCGGCTCGCGCTCGTGCCCTCGGCAGCCGGGTGCGGGGCCGCGGTCGACGCCTGGGCGGCCGCGATCGCCGGCGGGCGTCTCCCGGGCCACTGA
- a CDS encoding sigma-70 family RNA polymerase sigma factor has translation MDVPEDLLDLYFSELGKVRLLTAEDEVRLAKTIEAGREAQERLDSGEVTAKSERRTLEQQVRDGQAAFDHFVAANLRLVVSVAAQFSKRSTLDLGELIQEGNLGLLRAVEKFDWRRGYKFSTYATWWIRQAIQRGVAGSERTIRLPVALHDALVKVRAASARLEAETGREPTVDELAQATRLTTDKVQRALEGDHSMTSLDRPVGFDSDASDLGEFVAVSDDSPADEVVERTFMQDLFELARDRLDDRSWYVLQRRYGLDGRQTLTLDALGRELSLSRESVRKIENQALSRLQEELGVSIAA, from the coding sequence ATGGATGTCCCGGAGGACCTCCTCGACCTCTACTTCTCCGAGCTCGGTAAGGTCCGGCTGCTGACCGCGGAAGACGAGGTCAGGCTGGCCAAGACCATCGAGGCGGGACGCGAGGCGCAGGAGCGACTCGACAGCGGAGAAGTCACAGCGAAGAGCGAACGGCGCACCCTCGAGCAGCAGGTACGCGACGGTCAGGCGGCGTTCGACCACTTCGTGGCGGCGAACCTGCGACTGGTCGTCAGCGTTGCCGCGCAGTTCTCCAAGCGGTCGACCCTCGACCTCGGAGAGCTGATCCAGGAGGGCAACCTGGGGCTGCTGCGCGCGGTCGAGAAGTTCGATTGGCGGCGCGGGTACAAGTTCTCCACCTATGCGACCTGGTGGATCCGCCAGGCGATCCAGCGTGGCGTGGCGGGGTCGGAGCGGACCATTCGCCTGCCGGTCGCGCTCCACGACGCACTGGTCAAGGTGCGTGCGGCGAGCGCCCGCCTGGAGGCCGAGACCGGGCGCGAGCCGACGGTCGACGAGCTGGCGCAGGCGACACGGCTGACCACGGACAAGGTACAGCGTGCGCTCGAGGGCGACCACTCGATGACCTCGCTGGACCGGCCGGTCGGCTTCGACAGCGACGCCAGCGATCTCGGTGAGTTCGTGGCCGTGTCGGACGACTCGCCCGCCGACGAGGTGGTCGAGCGGACCTTCATGCAGGATCTGTTCGAGCTCGCACGCGACCGCCTGGACGACCGCAGCTGGTACGTGCTGCAGCGCCGGTACGGCCTCGACGGGCGCCAGACCCTGACCCTGGACGCCCTGGGCAGGGAGCTGAGCCTGTCGCGCGAGTCCGTCCGCAAGATCGAGAATCAGGCGCTGTCGCGCCTGCAGGAGGAGCTCGGCGTCAGCATCGCCGCCTGA
- a CDS encoding SDR family oxidoreductase, with protein MQGPLRVLVLGASGYVGGRLVPRLLDAGHTVRCLARDPAKLRDTPWVDRAEVVRGDLLHPDDLGPAFADIDVVYHLVHSMGGGADFAARDRRIARTVARAAADAGVRRIVYLGGLTGSGATSEHMRSRAEVGEVLREGAAPITVLRAAVIIGSGSASFEMLRNLVEVLPVMVTPRWVESRVQPIAIRDVLHYLIGVLAVDDGDDHTFDIAGPDVLTYREMMRVYAEVAELPRRIIVGVPLLTPRLSSHWVGLVTPVPASIARPLVDSLTVDAVAERGTTAIEQLVPGERIGYRRALRLALARVRDREVETSWREADLADRGPAEPDPGDPHWSGGTMYADTRTAASAASPDALFDAVCGIGGDRGWPSHGWAWRLRGIADRVVGGIGLRRGRRDPDVLRVGDALDFWRVVAVRRPDADGPGLVRLFAEMRLPGRAWLEFRIVGDGDGSVLHQRALFVPKGLLGRFYWWVLVPFHGMIFPTMATTLARRAEQVVTSSGGPTARPAAPDDGRVATDPDRQRARRAG; from the coding sequence GTGCAGGGACCGCTGCGGGTGCTCGTGCTGGGTGCCTCCGGCTACGTCGGAGGTCGCCTCGTGCCCCGCCTGCTCGACGCGGGCCACACCGTCCGGTGCCTGGCGCGTGACCCTGCGAAGCTGCGCGACACGCCATGGGTCGACCGCGCTGAGGTGGTGCGTGGCGACCTGCTCCACCCCGACGACCTCGGCCCGGCCTTCGCCGACATCGACGTCGTCTACCACCTGGTCCACTCGATGGGGGGTGGTGCGGACTTCGCCGCGCGCGACCGGCGCATCGCCCGGACCGTTGCACGCGCCGCGGCCGATGCGGGCGTGCGGCGCATCGTCTACCTCGGCGGGCTGACCGGGAGCGGGGCGACGTCGGAGCACATGCGCAGCCGTGCCGAGGTCGGTGAGGTGCTGCGCGAGGGCGCCGCGCCCATCACGGTGCTGCGTGCCGCGGTGATCATCGGCTCGGGCAGCGCGTCGTTCGAGATGCTGCGCAACCTTGTCGAGGTGCTGCCGGTGATGGTCACACCGCGGTGGGTCGAGTCGCGGGTCCAGCCGATCGCGATCCGTGACGTGTTGCACTACCTCATCGGCGTGCTGGCCGTCGACGACGGCGACGACCACACCTTCGACATCGCCGGGCCCGATGTGTTGACATACCGCGAGATGATGCGGGTCTACGCGGAGGTCGCGGAGCTGCCGCGTCGCATCATCGTCGGCGTGCCACTGCTGACGCCGCGGCTGTCCAGCCACTGGGTCGGGCTCGTGACCCCGGTGCCGGCGTCCATCGCGCGGCCACTGGTGGACAGCCTCACGGTTGACGCGGTCGCGGAGCGTGGCACGACCGCGATCGAGCAACTGGTGCCGGGTGAGCGCATCGGCTACCGCCGCGCACTGCGGCTGGCGCTCGCGCGGGTCCGCGACCGTGAGGTCGAGACGTCGTGGCGCGAGGCCGACCTGGCCGATCGCGGACCAGCCGAACCGGATCCCGGCGATCCGCACTGGAGTGGTGGGACGATGTACGCCGACACCCGTACCGCGGCGTCGGCCGCGTCGCCGGACGCGCTGTTCGACGCGGTCTGCGGGATCGGCGGCGACCGGGGCTGGCCGAGCCACGGCTGGGCCTGGCGGCTGCGCGGCATCGCGGACCGCGTCGTCGGCGGCATCGGGCTGCGCCGTGGACGTCGCGACCCCGATGTCTTGCGTGTCGGCGACGCGCTCGACTTCTGGCGGGTGGTCGCGGTCCGCCGGCCCGACGCCGACGGCCCGGGCCTGGTGCGGCTGTTCGCCGAGATGCGCCTGCCAGGACGTGCATGGCTGGAGTTCCGCATCGTCGGCGACGGCGACGGCAGCGTGCTGCACCAGCGCGCGCTGTTCGTTCCCAAGGGCCTGCTCGGACGCTTCTACTGGTGGGTGCTCGTCCCGTTCCACGGGATGATCTTCCCGACGATGGCGACGACGCTCGCCCGACGCGCCGAGCAGGTCGTCACCAGTAGCGGTGGGCCGACAGCGCGGCCCGCGGCGCCCGACGACGGGCGCGTGGCAACAGACCCCGACCGACAGCGAGCACGACGAGCCGGATGA
- a CDS encoding J domain-containing protein: protein MADDPYRVLGVEQGTDIAQIRRAYLAQLRANHPDVRPGDAAAEERTRELNSAWEQVRTRHERTSSGPRPPPPRTRPTAAAYSHHQRDFRTAFTTATLRVALIVLALGLVLVAFAR from the coding sequence ATGGCCGATGACCCGTACCGCGTCCTCGGTGTCGAGCAGGGCACCGACATCGCACAGATCCGTCGGGCGTACCTCGCCCAGCTCCGCGCGAACCACCCTGACGTCCGCCCCGGCGACGCCGCCGCGGAGGAGCGCACGCGCGAACTGAACAGTGCGTGGGAGCAGGTGCGAACGCGTCACGAGCGCACCTCATCGGGCCCTCGTCCACCCCCGCCGCGCACCCGCCCGACCGCTGCGGCCTACTCGCACCACCAGCGCGACTTCCGCACCGCGTTCACCACGGCGACGCTACGGGTCGCGCTGATCGTCCTGGCGCTCGGCCTGGTGCTGGTCGCGTTCGCGCGCTGA
- a CDS encoding 5'-3' exonuclease: MRRLLLLDTSSLMYRAFFALPDSITDDDGRPVNAVRGYLDMTARLVTDHRPTQVMHVFDADWRPAGRVAAYPGYKADRAPDPDGLPEQFPLVRQVLAALGQECVEAPGWEADDALAVLCADVEEPDRVDIVTGDRDLIQLVRDPVVRVLYTLRGVSELRIFDAETVREHYAVAPERYVDFAILRGDPSDGLPGVPGVGEKTAQRLIERYPTLAALIDDADAQTPRLGQRLRDAAPYVKAMRDVVPLRTDVELVRQPGERDDAAADRFAAERNLDGPIRRLRTALDEVHV; encoded by the coding sequence ATGAGACGTCTACTGCTGCTCGACACGTCGAGCCTCATGTACCGCGCGTTCTTCGCGCTACCCGACTCGATCACCGACGACGACGGCCGGCCCGTCAACGCCGTGCGCGGCTACCTGGACATGACCGCCCGGCTCGTGACCGACCATCGGCCCACACAGGTCATGCACGTCTTCGACGCCGATTGGCGTCCCGCGGGGCGGGTCGCCGCGTATCCCGGGTACAAGGCCGACCGGGCACCTGACCCCGACGGCCTGCCCGAGCAGTTCCCCTTGGTCCGGCAGGTGCTTGCCGCGCTCGGCCAGGAGTGCGTCGAGGCGCCGGGGTGGGAGGCCGACGACGCCCTCGCCGTGTTGTGCGCCGACGTCGAGGAGCCCGACCGGGTCGACATCGTCACCGGCGACCGTGACCTGATCCAGCTCGTGCGCGACCCGGTCGTGCGGGTGCTCTACACCCTGCGCGGCGTCTCGGAGCTGCGGATCTTCGACGCCGAGACCGTGCGCGAGCACTACGCCGTGGCTCCCGAGCGGTACGTCGACTTCGCGATCCTGCGCGGCGATCCGTCCGACGGGCTGCCCGGCGTCCCCGGAGTGGGCGAGAAGACCGCGCAACGGCTGATCGAGCGGTACCCCACGCTCGCCGCGCTCATCGACGACGCCGACGCCCAGACGCCCAGGCTGGGGCAGCGCCTGCGCGACGCCGCGCCATACGTCAAGGCGATGCGCGACGTGGTGCCGCTGCGCACCGACGTCGAGCTCGTACGACAGCCGGGCGAGCGCGACGATGCGGCCGCCGACCGCTTTGCGGCCGAGCGCAACCTGGACGGTCCGATCAGGCGGCTGCGCACCGCGCTGGACGAGGTGCACGTGTGA
- a CDS encoding SDR family NAD(P)-dependent oxidoreductase, whose translation MTDVLLWISGASSGIGAALVETVPYDDVHIIDISRSGGTPGTEHVPADLADPAAWSAIDAHFHARLEHFNGRHVTFVHAAAALQPIGFAGEVDPVAYRRTVLLDASAPLVLGDALLRALEASSFDGTADLVFISSGAAGRPIEGWSAYCAGKAGQDMWVRTVGAEQQRRGKGRRLLAIAPGVVATAMQEQIRATDEHDFPDVGRFHRLHADGQLLDPLDSAHRVWALVTGDAASGAVLDVRDQ comes from the coding sequence GTGACCGACGTGCTGCTGTGGATCTCGGGAGCGTCGTCGGGCATCGGGGCGGCGCTCGTCGAGACCGTGCCCTACGACGACGTCCACATCATTGACATCTCGCGCTCCGGCGGCACCCCCGGCACAGAGCACGTGCCCGCGGATCTGGCCGATCCGGCCGCGTGGAGCGCGATCGATGCCCACTTCCATGCCCGCCTCGAGCACTTCAACGGCCGGCATGTGACGTTCGTGCACGCCGCGGCGGCGCTGCAGCCGATCGGCTTCGCCGGTGAGGTCGACCCGGTGGCGTACCGACGGACCGTGCTGCTCGACGCCAGCGCGCCGCTGGTGCTCGGCGACGCGCTGCTGCGGGCGCTGGAGGCGTCGTCATTCGACGGGACCGCCGATCTGGTCTTCATCTCGTCGGGGGCCGCGGGGCGGCCGATCGAGGGGTGGTCCGCATACTGCGCGGGCAAGGCGGGCCAGGACATGTGGGTGCGCACCGTCGGAGCCGAACAGCAGCGCCGCGGGAAGGGTCGCAGGCTGCTGGCGATCGCGCCCGGCGTCGTCGCGACGGCGATGCAGGAGCAGATCCGCGCGACCGACGAGCACGACTTCCCCGACGTCGGACGGTTCCACCGGCTCCACGCCGACGGCCAGCTGCTGGACCCGCTCGACAGCGCCCACCGGGTCTGGGCCCTCGTCACCGGCGATGCGGCTTCGGGCGCGGTGCTGGACGTCCGCGACCAGTGA
- a CDS encoding thioesterase family protein translates to MSTADAALPDAFFVPDGELFMGTAATAGPWDQRSMHFGPPAALLGRAVEHQPAATSRRVVRATFEILRPVPVGAVRVRSRVVRAGGRVDLVSAVLSADNGTELALCRAWRIREHEIDLPSTSGSESAAPAPAVPGDGRTTSFFEVTADVHYGTAMDTRFLAGAFTEPGPADVWMCMRIPLVAGETPSPLTRVLVAADSGNGVSAIADPRKLLFINPDLTVHLHRHPTGEWVRLRARTVIDRLGSGLATSDLSDAEGPIGMALQSLFVDDRG, encoded by the coding sequence GTGAGCACGGCCGACGCGGCGCTGCCCGACGCCTTCTTCGTCCCCGACGGCGAGCTGTTCATGGGCACGGCGGCGACGGCCGGTCCGTGGGACCAGCGCAGCATGCACTTCGGCCCGCCGGCCGCGCTGCTCGGTCGCGCCGTTGAGCACCAGCCTGCGGCCACGTCGCGTCGCGTCGTGCGCGCCACCTTCGAGATCCTGCGTCCCGTGCCGGTCGGCGCCGTGCGGGTCCGCAGCAGGGTCGTGCGTGCCGGCGGACGAGTCGACCTGGTCAGCGCCGTGCTCAGCGCCGACAACGGCACCGAGCTCGCCCTGTGCCGCGCCTGGCGCATCCGGGAGCACGAGATCGACCTGCCGTCGACCAGCGGGTCAGAGAGCGCCGCACCGGCACCCGCCGTACCCGGAGACGGGCGCACGACCAGCTTCTTCGAAGTGACCGCGGACGTCCACTACGGCACTGCGATGGACACGAGGTTTCTCGCGGGCGCGTTCACCGAGCCTGGTCCGGCCGACGTGTGGATGTGCATGCGCATCCCGCTCGTCGCCGGCGAGACACCGTCGCCGCTGACCAGGGTGCTCGTGGCCGCCGACTCCGGCAACGGCGTGTCGGCGATCGCCGATCCGCGGAAGCTGCTGTTCATCAACCCCGACCTGACGGTCCACCTGCACCGGCACCCGACGGGCGAGTGGGTGCGTCTGCGCGCCCGGACGGTCATCGATCGCCTCGGATCGGGCCTGGCGACTTCCGACCTCTCCGACGCCGAAGGGCCCATCGGGATGGCCCTGCAGAGCCTGTTCGTAGACGATCGCGGCTGA
- a CDS encoding TetR/AcrR family transcriptional regulator: MTASQRRSQLLDVAKEVFAEHGYDGTSVEEIAARASVSKPVVYEHFGGKEGIYAVIVDRESTRLLEMITSRLGPDIGAREQIHASALAFLDYIEADPAGFRVLTRDSPARLGGGGMARLLGDVADKAEELLRGFFTGSGVDLEAAPLYAHALVGMVVHVGGWWSDERTPSKERVATYLTALVYHGLHRLPRDPASIPLRPSARVR, translated from the coding sequence ATGACGGCCAGCCAGCGGCGCAGCCAGCTGCTCGACGTTGCCAAGGAGGTCTTCGCCGAGCACGGCTACGACGGCACGAGCGTCGAGGAGATCGCCGCACGGGCATCGGTCTCCAAGCCAGTCGTCTACGAGCACTTCGGTGGCAAGGAGGGCATCTACGCCGTCATCGTGGACCGGGAGAGCACACGCCTGCTCGAGATGATCACCTCGCGGCTTGGCCCCGACATCGGCGCACGGGAGCAGATCCATGCCAGCGCGCTCGCCTTCCTCGACTACATCGAGGCCGACCCGGCCGGCTTCCGTGTCCTCACCCGGGACTCACCGGCCCGCCTGGGCGGCGGTGGCATGGCGCGCCTGCTCGGCGACGTGGCCGACAAGGCCGAGGAGCTGCTGCGTGGCTTCTTCACCGGGTCCGGCGTCGACCTGGAGGCCGCACCCCTGTACGCCCACGCGCTCGTCGGGATGGTCGTCCACGTCGGGGGGTGGTGGTCTGACGAGCGCACACCGTCCAAGGAGCGCGTCGCGACCTACCTGACCGCGCTCGTGTACCACGGGCTGCACCGTCTCCCGCGTGACCCAGCGAGCATCCCGCTGCGACCTTCCGCGCGCGTCCGCTGA
- a CDS encoding acyl-ACP desaturase has product MSNHVPRYDETQMLAELEPVAERLLNRHLTMTQEWFPHEYVPYSEGRDFDKEPWTPDQPRLDGVARTAFFVNLLTEDNLPSYHREVYRMFGQTDSAWRNWVHRWTAEEGRHSIVLRDYLVVTRNVDPVALERGRMQVMEDGYETDNKDTLRGMAYVAFQELATRISHRNTGRYSGDPVADRIMARISADENLHMVFYRDVLTAAMQVNPSAVVEAVKAEIEDFEMPGAVMDDFRRMSVQIAEAGIYDLRVHHDDIVWPLLRHLKLFDVTGLDARAEQAREELGAFLSTLDAQATRYEEKRAARRERATARA; this is encoded by the coding sequence GTGAGCAACCATGTCCCCAGGTACGACGAGACCCAGATGCTCGCCGAGCTCGAACCGGTGGCCGAGCGGCTCCTCAACCGTCACCTGACGATGACGCAGGAGTGGTTCCCACACGAGTACGTCCCCTACAGCGAGGGGCGGGACTTCGACAAGGAGCCGTGGACTCCGGACCAGCCGCGGCTCGACGGCGTCGCCCGGACGGCCTTCTTCGTCAACCTGCTGACCGAGGACAACCTGCCCAGCTACCACCGCGAGGTCTACCGCATGTTCGGGCAGACCGACAGCGCGTGGCGCAACTGGGTGCACCGCTGGACCGCCGAGGAGGGCCGGCACTCGATCGTGCTGCGCGACTACCTGGTCGTGACCCGCAACGTCGACCCCGTCGCACTCGAGCGTGGCCGTATGCAGGTTATGGAGGACGGCTACGAGACCGACAACAAGGACACGCTGCGGGGCATGGCGTACGTGGCGTTCCAGGAGCTCGCCACGCGGATCTCGCACCGCAACACCGGGCGTTACTCCGGCGACCCGGTCGCGGACCGCATCATGGCGCGCATCTCGGCCGACGAGAACCTGCACATGGTCTTCTACCGCGACGTCCTCACCGCGGCCATGCAGGTCAACCCGTCGGCGGTCGTGGAGGCGGTCAAGGCGGAGATCGAGGACTTCGAGATGCCCGGCGCAGTCATGGACGACTTCCGTCGCATGTCGGTCCAGATCGCTGAGGCCGGCATCTACGATCTGCGCGTGCACCACGACGACATCGTCTGGCCGTTGCTGCGCCACCTGAAGCTGTTCGACGTGACCGGGCTGGACGCACGGGCGGAGCAGGCCCGGGAGGAGCTGGGCGCGTTCCTGTCGACGCTCGATGCGCAGGCCACGCGGTACGAGGAGAAGCGAGCGGCCCGCCGTGAGCGCGCCACCGCACGTGCCTGA
- a CDS encoding M17 family peptidase N-terminal domain-containing protein, whose protein sequence is MTAIEIAGGDPLDRPAGTLVVGVFTGGIEGPGVAAVIGGLGLPSLPLTPSFRGDIGQHLLLASPGLPCATVLFVGLGRMVATDATRLREAARVAASTGALSGHVVTTLALVHPSAAAIGAVAEGFLLGAAHRTRLGGEAPGRPAVDLVTILAPTAMRADGEHAVRRASATAAATLAARDLVDVPPNMQPPAVLARQIIDLTAGVCGADLHHQPALERAGFGGMIGAGQGAGHPPCLLELRYEPTDPLGHVVLCGRGTTFASGGLGLRRDHTMTTAKADMAGAAVIAAACAGLAALDVRVRVTALLGLVERMPGGDAQRPGDVVTTRGGTTIEVTNANADAVLVLADLVDLARAYEPDAIVDIATVGGGTATALGRDAGAVMGTDDRLVHDLLAAADTAGEPLWRLPLWDHMDRVLTSPVADVVNDRRTTGGAAIVAGLILRRVARDVPWAHIDCGDAAFVPDLSDDDHGRRPGATGYGARTLLAWLEHRTT, encoded by the coding sequence ATGACCGCCATCGAGATCGCGGGGGGCGATCCGCTCGACCGGCCGGCCGGCACGCTCGTGGTCGGGGTGTTCACCGGCGGCATCGAGGGACCGGGCGTGGCCGCCGTCATCGGCGGCCTCGGTCTGCCGTCGCTGCCGTTGACACCGTCGTTCCGGGGCGACATCGGCCAGCACCTGCTGCTGGCCTCGCCCGGGCTGCCGTGCGCGACGGTGCTGTTCGTCGGTCTGGGCCGCATGGTTGCTACTGACGCCACGCGCCTCCGGGAGGCTGCACGGGTGGCGGCGTCGACCGGAGCGTTGTCCGGTCACGTCGTGACCACCCTCGCACTGGTGCACCCCTCCGCCGCGGCCATCGGTGCCGTCGCCGAGGGGTTCCTGCTGGGCGCCGCCCATCGGACGCGGCTCGGCGGGGAGGCGCCGGGACGGCCTGCCGTGGATCTGGTCACGATCCTCGCACCGACCGCCATGCGCGCCGACGGCGAGCATGCGGTGCGTCGCGCGAGCGCCACGGCCGCCGCCACCCTCGCCGCACGCGACCTCGTGGACGTACCCCCCAACATGCAGCCGCCGGCGGTGCTCGCCCGCCAGATCATCGACCTGACGGCAGGCGTCTGCGGCGCCGACCTGCACCACCAACCGGCACTCGAACGGGCCGGCTTCGGCGGGATGATCGGTGCGGGACAGGGCGCCGGGCACCCACCGTGCCTGCTGGAACTGCGGTACGAACCGACCGACCCGCTGGGCCACGTCGTGCTGTGTGGCCGCGGCACGACGTTCGCGTCGGGAGGTCTGGGGCTGCGCCGCGACCACACGATGACCACGGCCAAGGCCGACATGGCGGGTGCAGCCGTGATCGCCGCCGCGTGCGCCGGCCTCGCCGCGCTCGACGTGCGGGTGCGCGTCACGGCGCTCCTGGGCCTGGTCGAACGCATGCCCGGCGGAGACGCCCAGCGACCCGGTGACGTCGTCACGACACGTGGCGGAACCACAATCGAGGTGACCAACGCCAACGCCGACGCCGTGCTGGTCCTCGCCGACCTGGTCGACCTGGCCCGTGCCTACGAGCCCGACGCGATCGTCGACATCGCCACTGTCGGCGGCGGCACCGCCACGGCGCTGGGTCGTGACGCCGGTGCCGTCATGGGCACCGACGACCGCCTCGTCCACGACCTGCTCGCGGCCGCGGACACGGCCGGCGAGCCCCTGTGGCGCCTGCCGCTGTGGGACCACATGGACCGCGTGCTGACCTCTCCCGTCGCCGACGTCGTCAACGACAGGCGCACCACCGGCGGTGCCGCCATCGTCGCCGGGCTGATCCTGCGCCGTGTCGCCCGGGACGTTCCGTGGGCCCACATCGACTGCGGCGACGCTGCCTTCGTCCCGGATCTGTCGGACGACGACCACGGCCGGCGACCCGGTGCGACCGGCTACGGGGCGCGGACGCTGCTCGCGTGGCTCGAGCACCGCACCACGTAG